A region from the Candidatus Binatia bacterium genome encodes:
- a CDS encoding DUF2804 domain-containing protein produces MPQLPDHLPILDRPGARRVREPVYVEREITEPVDVCDARGRLNPDAVGFARQPLFRANLRGHWPRKKRWNFWNWIAPDFVFSVTLADIDYAAFCSFTLTDFRDGKHWTGSSYVRPGSIALPEQVDATVGFQGGGLTYENRFEGNDLAVRFRGKAGDGTEVVADFKVSRPPGHESLNVVVPWSETRFQCNSKHAALPCTGEVRAGERRYVFEPRTSFGVQDWGRGMWPYRSFWNWGVATGWAGDVLLGVNFGARWTTGTGANENGILCNGRLHKIMEDLRWEYDAAQWRKPWRVVAEHSGVLDLTLEPVAAHTPRLNLGVLATGGVCAFGRWRGRVRVEGRDIAVDGLIGWAEEFAHRW; encoded by the coding sequence ATGCCGCAGCTTCCCGACCACCTTCCGATCCTCGACCGTCCCGGTGCGCGCCGCGTGCGCGAGCCGGTCTACGTCGAGCGCGAGATCACCGAGCCGGTCGACGTGTGCGACGCGCGCGGACGCCTCAATCCCGACGCCGTCGGCTTCGCGCGTCAGCCGCTGTTCCGCGCCAACCTGCGCGGCCACTGGCCGCGCAAGAAGCGCTGGAACTTCTGGAACTGGATCGCGCCCGACTTCGTCTTCTCGGTGACGCTCGCCGACATCGACTACGCGGCGTTCTGCTCGTTCACGCTCACCGACTTCCGCGACGGCAAGCACTGGACGGGCTCGTCGTACGTCCGGCCGGGGAGCATCGCGCTGCCGGAGCAGGTGGACGCGACCGTCGGCTTCCAGGGCGGCGGCCTCACCTACGAGAACCGTTTCGAAGGCAACGACCTCGCGGTGCGCTTCCGCGGCAAGGCGGGCGACGGCACCGAGGTCGTCGCCGACTTCAAGGTGAGCCGTCCGCCCGGGCACGAGAGCCTGAACGTCGTCGTGCCGTGGAGCGAGACGCGCTTTCAGTGCAACTCGAAGCACGCCGCGCTGCCGTGCACGGGCGAGGTGCGCGCCGGCGAGCGCCGCTACGTCTTCGAGCCCCGCACCTCGTTCGGCGTGCAGGACTGGGGGCGCGGCATGTGGCCGTACCGCTCGTTCTGGAACTGGGGCGTGGCCACCGGCTGGGCGGGTGACGTGCTGCTCGGCGTCAACTTCGGCGCCCGCTGGACGACCGGAACGGGCGCCAACGAGAACGGCATCCTGTGCAACGGTCGCCTGCACAAGATCATGGAGGACCTGCGCTGGGAGTACGACGCGGCGCAGTGGCGCAAGCCGTGGCGCGTCGTCGCCGAGCACTCGGGCGTGCTCGACTTGACGCTCGAGCCCGTCGCCGCGCACACGCCGCGTCTCAACCTCGGCGTGCTCGCGACCGGCGGCGTGTGTGCGTTCGGCCGCTGGCGCGGACGGGTCCGCGTCGAGGGCCGCGACATCGCGGTCGACGGCCTGATCGGCTGGGCCGAGGAGTTCGCGCACCGCTGGTGA